A DNA window from Alligator mississippiensis isolate rAllMis1 chromosome 11, rAllMis1, whole genome shotgun sequence contains the following coding sequences:
- the LOC106740077 gene encoding olfactory receptor 13G1-like, protein METRNHTRVPEFIMEGLFEHPHLQGLFFGIILCLFMASIIGNSLIILAIVLHLPLHKPMYFFTANLALIDIVCTSSVLPKMMQNLILGKKTISFNGCMAQLFTFTSSAATELVLLTAMAFDRFVAICHSLHYIIIMTKRVCITLAACIGALGTMNSLVHTLLMLRLDFCGPNLIQHFFCEIPPLLALSCSSTYLNEVMAFIADIFLAMGNFLLIIVSYGFIIRSILKIQGSEGKSRAFSTCSSHLVVVGLYYSTITYTYIRPLSGYSLHKDKMVSVLYTLVTPALNPLIYSLRNKEVKVAFRIILTVCKRDSC, encoded by the coding sequence ATGGAAACCAGGAACCACACACGGGTGCCTGAGTTCATCATGGAGGGGCTCTTTGAACATCCCCACCTCCAGGGTCTGTTCTTTGGGATCATCCTGTGCCTCTTTATGGCTTCGATTATAGGCAACTCTTTGATCATCCTGGCAATTGtcctccacctgcctctgcacaAACCCATGTACTTTTTCACTGCTAACTTGGCTTTAATTGACATTGTCTGCACCTCCTCTGTTCTGCCCAAAATGATGCAGAACCTGATACTGGGAAAGAAAACCATCTCCTTTAATGGCTGCATGGCTCAGCTCTTTACCTTCACCTCCTCAGCAGCAACAGAGCTTGTTCTCCTCACTGCCATGGCCTTTGACAGGTTTGTGGCCATCTGTCATTCCTTACACTACATAATCATCATGACTAAGAGAGTCTGCATCACGTTAGCAGCCTGTATCGGGGCGCTTGGAACCATGAATTCCCTTGTGCACACATTGCTCATGCTGCGTCTAGATTTCTGTGGGCCCAACCTCATCCAGCACTTCTTCTGTGAGATCCCACCTCTGCTGGCATTGTCCTGCAGCTCAACTTACCTCAACGAAGTCATGGCTTTCATTGCCGATATTTTCCTAGCCATGGGAAACTTCTTGCTGATCATTGTATCTTATGGCTTCATCATCAGAAGCATCCTGAAAATTCAGGGCTCAGAAGGGAAGTCAAGAGCCTTCTCCACATGTTCCTCGCATCTTGTTGTGGTTGGCCTTTACTACTCCACTATCACCTACACCTACATCCGGCCACTCTCCGGCTACTCCCTGCATAAGGACAAGATGGTCTCTGTGCTTTACACACTTGTGACTCCTGCGCTGAATCCTTTGATCTACAGCCTGCGCAACAAGGAGGTCAAAGTGGCCTTCAGGATAATCCTCACGGTCTGCAAGAGAGATTCATGTTGA